A stretch of Coccidioides posadasii str. Silveira chromosome 2, complete sequence DNA encodes these proteins:
- a CDS encoding uncharacterized protein (EggNog:ENOG410PJQH~COG:S~BUSCO:5259at33183), protein MPCFKGLAVSIHTPDGPLPEYSVQRQSRASRIASYIPVPPPKISDLSSGKPEQSTFAISITLLTPGMKVPYSTPKPTPENPHPKPKTVGGIPGQLATAASINPYQPLTASPNETIAAYIYFDGRQKEEVATLLRRGEETWVNSRWVGIPESEGGGLAEREFLFREVGLERWLNGLDLEGTDAAEKIERRRQKMEKRRKKKELREAARLGGGSDGETAVGMDLDDRKPRRDHDVLRYGDDAQSPVEDLSDGTEIYSSDHDSDDDPIPETAGQIKVALFRVLASGEIRRGEYSPQFDAHEDDEDSQAANGGGNNADIDHTTSFAKPKSLDPKSISTQTVTGIDPADRPYAVFTFMYRGERQLQKMGILKSSRQQDKDTEKAGRRKSGQPDFSKIGPLRPGGGAGFLNFRDGEANVSKSRKKAKGTASDMDSDDDEDDFSPIVGKAEDEEEKEGNSFLSPEDARFQGELAEGVRQIKLKRQHSSDPLSDIASNADATRPSKSATPASRSTPPAPSGQDSSPPNNPTGKDPILNSLDDGFVGSPLKKQRASLSNSDNLPRQRLGSSMSTGIQEAIGMEVSAQETNNGVGASTEVNMEADRKPGTLEEEQL, encoded by the exons ATGCCTTGCTTCAAAGGCCTTGCAGTCAGTATCCATACCCCTGATGGACCCCTCCCCGAATACTCGGTCCAACGCCAATCGAGAGCCTCTCGCATTGCATCCTACATACCTGTTCCGCCGCCAAAGATCTCCGATCTATCGAGCGGCAAGCCTGAACAATCCACGTTCGCGATATCTATCACCCTTCTTACTCCCGGCATGAAAGTCCCGTACTCCACTCCGAAACCTACGCCCGAGAACCCACACCCGAAGCCCAAGACGGTCGGCGGAATTCCAGGCCAACTAGCCACAGCGGCTTCGATCAATCCCTACCAACCTCTGACAGCTTCTCCGAACGAGACAATCGCAGCCTATATATATTTCGATGGAAGACAGAAGGAAGAAGTAGCTACATTGTTGCGAAGGGGCGAGGAGACTTGGGTCAATTCGAGATGGGTTGGCATACCAGAGTCAGAGGGTGGCGGCCTTGCGGAGCGAGAATTTCTTTTCCGTGAAGTTGGATTGGAAAGATGGCTGAATGGGCTGGATCTGGAGGGAACGGATGCTGCAGAGAAGATCGAACGGCGGCGGCAAAAAATGGAGAAgcgaaggaaaaaaaaggagcttCGAGAGGCTGCTCGTCTAGGAGGCGGGAGTGATGGCGAAACCGCTGTGGGGATGGATTTGGATGACAGGAAGCCGAGGCGTGACCATGATGTGCTAAGGTATGGGGATGATGCACAATCTCCAGTTGAGGATCTCTCGGATGGTACAGAGATATATTCTTCTGACCATGATTCCGACGATGATCCTATTCCCGAGACGGCTGGACAGATTAAGGTGGCTTTGTTTCGCGTGTTGGCGTCAGGGGAGATCAGGCGTGGTGAATACTCGCCGCAATTTGATGCGCACGAAGACGACGAAGATTCCCAAGCGGCAAACGGAGGTGGAAACAATGCTGATATCGACCACACGACTAGTTTTGCAAAGCCAAAATCCTTAGACCCAAAGTCCATTAGTACACAAACTGTCACCGGGATCGACCCAGCAGACAGACCATACGCCGTCTTTACATTTATGTACAGAGGAGAAC GGCAACTGCAGAAGATGGGTATCTTGAAGTCATCCAGACAACAGGATAAAGATACAGAGAAGGCCGGCAGACGAAAGTCAGGCCAGCCAGATTTCTCCAAAATTGGACCTCTCAGGCCTGGAGGTGGTGCAGGATTTTTGAACTTCCGAGACGGCGAGGCGAACGTCTCAAAGTCTCGGAAGAAAGCTAAAGGAACCGCAAGCGATATGGACAGCGATGACGATGAGGACGATTTTAGCCCTATAGTCGGAAAGGCAGAAGATGAGGAGGAAAAGGAAGGAAATTCCTTCCTCTCTCCAGAAGACGCGAGATTCCAAGGAGAGCTCGCCGAAGGGGTCCGCCAAATAAAG CTGAAACGGCAACATTCTTCTGATCCCCTTTCGGATATTGCGAGTAACGCTGATGCTACTCGACCTTCGAAATCTGCGACACCAGCGTCAAGATCCACGCCACCGGCACCGTCCGGGCAAGACTCTTCTCCTCCGAACAATCCGACGGGGAAAGACCCGATTTTGAATTCTTTGGATGACGGCTTCGTTGGTAGCCCGCTCAAAAAGCAGCGAGCGAGCTTATCAAACTCAGACAATCTTCCCCGCCAAAGATTGGGTTCGAGCATGTCAACAGGAATTCAAGAAGCCATAGGCATGGAAGTCAGTGCACAGGAAACGAACAATGGCGTGGGAGCTTCAACGGAGGTCAACATGGAAGCTGATCGCAAGCCAGGCACTCTTGAGGAGGAGCAGTTATGA
- a CDS encoding uncharacterized protein (EggNog:ENOG410PGPU~COG:G~TransMembrane:12 (i125-142o171-194i206-224o236-254i266-287o293-316i385-407o419-440i452-473o479-497i518-538o550-569i)~BUSCO:2942at33183): MADELKHTETDIKVAENKDTSQLDRSDSDRDLDDAGLEGDEKIDLNSNVSGRIKNPLAHIPKHRLLRDVEEFANKNGLDDILPNLQKGALIAKDPANFETVEGITEEEIEVIRDEVVHKWRQPRPLYYTIILCSIGAAVQGWDQTGSNGANLSFPEAFNISDREGTPNAHIHQWLVGLVNAGPYIGSAFLGCWLSDPFNDFFGRRGAIFISAVFCVLPPIGSAVSQNWEQLLITRLLLGIGMGAKASTVPIFCAENTPASVRGGLVMSWQLWTAFGIFLGFSANLAVKDTGDISWRLQLGSAFIPAVPLLLGVYFCPESPRWYIKKGKMAQAYRSLTRLRNHPIQAARDLYYIYCQIKLEEEMAGESNYVTRFIQLFTIPRVRRATLASFTVMIAQQMCGINIIAFYSSTVFREAGADATGALLASWGFGLVNFLFAFPAIWTIDTYGRRTLLLFTFPQMAWTLLAAGFSFWIPEENRAHLGVIAFFVFLFAAFYSPGEGPVPFTYSAEVFPLTHREVGMAWAVATCLFWAAVLSMTFPRMLRAMTPTGAFGFYAGLNVTALIMIYMWVPETKQRTLEELDYIFAVPTWRHVRYQVTEVLPWWFKRYIFRKEAHLEPLYKLEHVARKEEA, encoded by the exons ATGGCGGACGAACTCAAGCACACCGAAACCGACATAAAAGTGGCTGAAAACAAGGATACCAGCCAGCTCGACAGAAG TGATTCCGATCGTGATCTCGACGATGCTGGGTTAGAAGGAGATGAAAAGATCGACTTGAACAGCAACGTTTCGGGAAG AATCAAAAACCCTCTTGCGCATATCCCAAAACACCGATTACTTCGAGATGTCGAGGAATTTGCCAATAAGAACGGACTTGATGACATCCTGCCTAACTTGCAGAAAGGTGCATTAATAGCCAAGGACCCAGCAAATTTTGAGACTGTCGAAGGTATTACGGAGGAAGAAATCGAGGTCATCCGAGATGAAGTCGTTCACAAGTGGCGCCAGCCGCGACCGCTGTACTACACGATTATTCTTTGCTCAATTGGCGCTGCCGTGCA GGGATGGGATCAAACCGGATCAAACGGAGCAAATTTATCGTTCCCAGAGGCTTTTAATATTAGCGATAGGGAGGGAACTCCCAACGCGCACATACATCAATGGCTCGTCGGACTGGTTAACGC TGGCCCCTATATCGGTTCTGCATTTCT AGGCTGCTGGCTTTCAGACCCTTTCAATGACTTTTTCGGGAGACGTGGAGCAATCTTCATTTCGGCCGTATTTTGCGTGCTTCCACCCATTGGATCTGCCGTCTCTCAGAACTGGGAGCAGCTCCTGATCACCCGTTTACTGCTGGGCATTGGTATGGGAGCGAAGGCTTCGACTGTCCCGATTTTTTGTGCAGAAAACACACCAGCCAGTGTTCGAGGAGGCTTAGTGATGAGTTGGCAGCT CTGGACCGCTTTTGGCATTTTCCTCGGGTTTTCCGCGAATCTTGCCGTAAAAGATACCGGAGATATCTCGTGGAGGTTGCAGCTTGGTTCAGCTTTTATTCCCGCAGTGCCACTTCTACTGGGTGTGTACTTCTGTCCGGAATCGCCGCGCTGGTACATCAAGAAGGGCAAAATGGCGCAGGCATACCGATCTCTAACCCGACTTCGGAACCATCCGATTCAGGCAGCTCGCGACCTGTATTATATCTACTGCCAGATTAAACTCGAGGAGGAAATGGCGGGAGAGAGCAACTACGTCACCCGTTTCATCCAGCTGTTCACAATCCCTCGGGTTCGCCGCGCCACTCTCGCCTCATTCACTGTTATGATCGCCCAACAAATGTGTGGTATCAATATCATAGCATTCTACTCATCCACAGTGTTTAGGGAAGCAGGAGCGGACGCAACAGGTGCTCTTTTAGCGTCTTGGGGTTTTGGCCTTGTAAATTTCCTTTTTGCATTTCCCGCAATCTGGACAATTGACACATATGGGCGACGTACATTGCTGTTATTCACATTCCCCCAAATGGCATGGACATTGCTTGCTGCAGGGTTCTCTTTCTGGATCCCAGAAGAAAACAGAGCTCACCTTGGCGTTATAGCCTTCTTTGTGTTCCTGTTTGCTGCCTTTTATTCGCCGGGAGAAGGACCAGTCCCATTTACCTACTCTGCCGAAGTGTTCCCGCTTACGCATCGTG AGGTTGGAATGGCCTGGGCTGTTGCAACATGCTTGTTCTGGGCGGCTGTACTCTCAATGACGTTCCCACGTATGCTGAGGGCAATGACCCCGACTGGTGCATTCGGGTTCTATGC TGGTCTGAATGTTACTGCCCTGATCATGATTTACATGTGGGTGCCCGAGACCAAGCAACGTACTTTGGAGGAGTTGGATTACATTTTTGCCGTTCCAACCTGGAGACACGTTCGTTATCAGGTCACCGAGGTCCTTCCATGGTGGTTCAAACGCTACATCTTCCGTAAGGAGGCCCATCTCGAGCCCTTGTACAAGCTAGAACATGTCGcgaggaaagaagaagcgtAG